Proteins from one Vicugna pacos chromosome 25, VicPac4, whole genome shotgun sequence genomic window:
- the CHRAC1 gene encoding chromatin accessibility complex protein 1: MADGVAGRDKCGEQRLVSLPLSRIRVIMKSSPEVSSINQEALVLTAKATELFVQYLATYSYRHGSGKEKKALTYSDLSNTAEESETFQFLADILPKKILASKYLKMLKEKREDDEEEEKDESDADEAES; the protein is encoded by the exons ATGGCGGACGGGGTCGCGGGCAGAGACAAGTGCGGGGAGCAGCGACTCGTGTCGCTGCCTCTGTCCCGCATCCGGGTCATCATGAAGAGCTCCCCCGAAGTGTCCAGCATCAACCAGGAGGCGCTGGTGCTCACGGCCAAGGCCACG gaACTCTTTGTTCAGTATCTAGCCACCTATTCCTACAGACATGgcagtggaaaagaaaagaaagcactcACTTACAGTGATCTATCAAATACTGCAGAGGAGTCGGAAACTTTCCAGTTTCTTGCAG ATATATTACCAAAGAAGATTTTAGCTAGTAAATATCTGAAAATGCttaaagagaagagggaagacgacgaggaggaggagaaggatgagAGTGACGCTGACGAAGCAGAATCCTAA